A portion of the Stella humosa genome contains these proteins:
- a CDS encoding extracellular solute-binding protein: MGISRRSVLAGAAVMAMAGPAIVGLAMPAAAQKGDVIIATTGGLMEKSLQEHFYKRFEAETGIRVRSVPIELPDQWARAVAGSRSGNVPFDIVTATPPDMVQRKDILEPLDCAGMESVKANGLPNSCFPNGLMRTAGGMTLVWSTKAFPAGKEPKSWADFFDVKNFPGPRALPDTGDREWWVPTMALIADGVPVDKLFPLDVDRAYKKLDTIKPHVAAWWKSGDNIMQIMRGGDAVMTMAYSSRSVPLAKSGDFNFTWNGAIRDVGNWAVLKNGPNTKNAIAFLEFFVKGPAEHVPFSAKVSFDSNNREAASMIPAEERRFRPSWPDNWSQLVIADYEWIAANRDQLRERWTTWVTK, translated from the coding sequence ATGGGGATCTCTAGGCGCAGTGTGCTGGCCGGCGCGGCCGTGATGGCGATGGCGGGCCCGGCGATCGTGGGGCTGGCGATGCCGGCCGCCGCCCAGAAGGGCGACGTCATCATCGCCACCACCGGCGGGCTGATGGAAAAGAGCCTGCAGGAGCATTTCTACAAGCGGTTCGAAGCCGAGACCGGCATCCGCGTCCGCTCGGTGCCGATCGAGCTGCCCGACCAGTGGGCGCGCGCGGTGGCGGGTTCGCGCAGTGGCAACGTGCCCTTCGACATCGTCACGGCGACGCCGCCCGACATGGTGCAGCGCAAGGATATCCTGGAGCCGCTCGACTGTGCCGGGATGGAATCGGTGAAGGCCAACGGCCTGCCGAACTCCTGCTTTCCCAACGGCCTGATGCGCACCGCCGGCGGCATGACGCTGGTCTGGAGCACCAAGGCCTTCCCGGCGGGCAAGGAGCCCAAGAGCTGGGCCGATTTCTTCGACGTGAAGAACTTTCCCGGCCCGCGCGCGCTGCCCGATACCGGCGACCGCGAGTGGTGGGTGCCGACGATGGCGCTGATCGCCGACGGCGTGCCGGTGGACAAGCTGTTCCCGCTGGACGTCGACCGCGCCTACAAGAAGCTCGACACCATCAAGCCGCACGTCGCCGCCTGGTGGAAGAGCGGCGACAACATCATGCAGATAATGCGCGGCGGCGACGCCGTCATGACCATGGCCTATTCCAGCCGCTCGGTGCCGCTGGCCAAGTCGGGTGACTTCAACTTCACCTGGAACGGCGCCATCCGCGATGTCGGCAACTGGGCGGTGCTGAAGAACGGCCCGAACACCAAGAATGCCATCGCCTTCCTGGAGTTCTTCGTGAAGGGCCCGGCCGAGCACGTGCCGTTCAGCGCCAAGGTCAGCTTCGACAGCAACAACCGCGAGGCGGCCTCGATGATCCCGGCCGAGGAGCGGCGCTTCCGCCCGTCCTGGCCCGATAACTGGTCGCAGCTCGTCATCGCGGACTATGAGTGGATCGCGGCCAACCGCGACCAGCTCCGCGAGCGCTGGACCACCTGGGTGACCAAGTAA
- the arsC gene encoding arsenate reductase (glutaredoxin) (This arsenate reductase requires both glutathione and glutaredoxin to convert arsenate to arsenite, after which the efflux transporter formed by ArsA and ArsB can extrude the arsenite from the cell, providing resistance.), which produces MATIYHNPACSTSRKVLAALREAGVEPKVVEYLKTPPDRKTLADLITRAGLTPRTAMRTKGALWQELGLDRPGTTDDAILDAMQAHPVLIERPIVATAKGVRLCRPPEKLAEILG; this is translated from the coding sequence ATGGCGACGATCTATCACAACCCCGCCTGCAGCACCTCGCGCAAGGTGCTGGCGGCGCTGCGCGAGGCCGGGGTCGAGCCGAAGGTGGTCGAGTATCTGAAGACCCCGCCCGACCGCAAGACGCTGGCCGACCTGATCACCCGCGCCGGCCTGACGCCGCGCACGGCCATGCGCACCAAGGGCGCGCTGTGGCAGGAGTTGGGGCTCGACCGGCCCGGCACGACGGACGACGCCATCCTCGATGCCATGCAGGCCCACCCGGTCCTGATCGAGCGCCCGATCGTCGCCACGGCCAAGGGCGTCCGCCTGTGCCGCCCGCCGGAAAAGCTGGCGGAGATCCTGGGGTGA
- a CDS encoding calcium-binding protein encodes MGQLTAFTDPLGAAGHGLQALDHGSVLVSGTATQAVLQVSDGTTLTALGTGFRYSEDGRLIGGTLHDFDFNLGDLPEVHATGFDLSIGAVLGYLSDHRLDHLQAYVFHGDDTIDGSEGGDLALGLDGIDRMYGNGGADTLLGNAENDRIDGDAGNDVLLGGKGDDDIRGGTGDDMLWGNLGRDTIRGGEGNDTIFGGKEYDVIDGGDGDDLIYSDQGGDDIWTGAGNDTVHVEGADQDWVFFQSGSGLDRIDGFDAPSGDLILLERRLNNTDIVDFASLVERIVDDGFGNAIVNLGGGNILRLTDVDAHLVDERYFAFFDPGEYAPPASGLLLGAAAA; translated from the coding sequence ATGGGACAACTAACGGCCTTCACGGATCCGCTGGGTGCGGCGGGCCACGGCCTGCAGGCACTCGACCACGGCTCGGTCCTGGTTTCGGGAACCGCCACCCAGGCGGTGCTCCAAGTGTCGGACGGTACGACCTTGACCGCGCTGGGCACCGGCTTCCGCTATTCCGAGGACGGGCGCCTGATCGGCGGCACGCTGCATGATTTCGACTTTAACCTGGGCGACCTGCCCGAGGTCCACGCGACGGGCTTCGACCTCAGCATCGGCGCCGTGCTGGGCTATCTTTCCGATCACCGCCTGGATCACCTCCAGGCCTATGTCTTCCATGGCGACGACACGATCGACGGTTCCGAAGGCGGCGACCTGGCCCTCGGCCTCGACGGTATCGACCGCATGTACGGCAATGGCGGCGCCGACACGCTGCTCGGCAATGCCGAGAACGACCGGATCGACGGCGATGCCGGCAACGACGTGCTGCTGGGCGGCAAGGGCGACGACGACATCCGCGGCGGCACTGGCGACGACATGCTGTGGGGCAATCTCGGCCGCGACACCATCCGCGGCGGCGAGGGCAACGACACCATCTTCGGCGGCAAGGAATACGACGTCATCGACGGCGGCGACGGCGACGACCTCATCTACAGCGACCAGGGCGGGGACGACATCTGGACCGGGGCCGGCAACGACACCGTCCATGTCGAGGGGGCCGACCAGGACTGGGTGTTCTTCCAGTCGGGCAGCGGCCTCGACCGCATCGACGGCTTCGATGCCCCGTCCGGCGATCTGATCCTGCTGGAACGGCGACTGAACAACACCGACATCGTCGACTTCGCCTCGCTGGTCGAGCGCATCGTCGATGACGGCTTCGGCAATGCGATCGTCAACCTGGGCGGTGGCAACATCCTGCGCCTGACCGACGTCGACGCCCATCTGGTCGACGAGCGCTACTTCGCCTTCTTCGACCCCGGCGAGTACGCGCCGCCGGCATCGGGCCTGCTGCTGGGCGCGGCTGCCGCCTGA
- a CDS encoding ferredoxin--NADP reductase, with the protein MSNLRQERVLSVHHWTDSLFSFKATRDPSFRFQSGQFVMIGLEVAGKPLLRAYSMASAYYDDTLEFFSIKVQDGPLTSRLQHLKEGDTILVGRKPVGTLLLDNLKPGRHLYLLGTGTGLAPFLSLIRDPEVYERFDKVILTHTCRVTAELAYRDLITRELPENELIGEEVRRKLIYYPTVTREPFHTQGRITDLIREGRIFTDVGLPPLNPEDDRLMLCGSPSMLRDAKALLEERGFEEGSQAKAGHYVIEKAFVEQ; encoded by the coding sequence ATGAGCAACCTGCGTCAGGAACGCGTCCTGTCGGTGCACCACTGGACCGACAGCCTGTTCAGCTTCAAGGCCACTCGTGATCCGTCCTTCCGCTTCCAGAGCGGGCAGTTCGTCATGATCGGGCTGGAGGTGGCCGGCAAGCCGCTGCTGCGCGCGTACAGCATGGCCAGCGCCTATTACGACGACACGCTGGAGTTCTTCAGCATCAAGGTGCAGGACGGGCCGCTGACCTCGCGCCTGCAGCACCTGAAGGAGGGCGACACCATCCTGGTCGGCCGCAAGCCGGTCGGCACCCTGCTGCTCGACAACCTGAAGCCCGGCCGCCACCTCTATCTGCTCGGCACCGGCACGGGCCTGGCCCCATTCCTCAGCCTCATCCGCGATCCCGAGGTCTATGAGCGCTTCGACAAGGTGATCCTGACCCACACCTGCCGGGTCACGGCCGAGCTTGCCTATCGCGACCTCATCACCCGCGAGCTGCCCGAGAACGAACTGATCGGCGAAGAGGTGCGGCGCAAGCTGATCTATTACCCGACCGTGACGCGCGAGCCCTTCCACACCCAGGGCCGCATCACCGACCTGATCCGCGAGGGCCGCATCTTCACCGATGTCGGGCTGCCGCCGCTGAACCCCGAGGATGACCGCCTGATGCTGTGCGGCAGCCCGTCGATGCTGCGCGACGCCAAGGCGCTCCTGGAAGAGCGCGGCTTCGAGGAAGGGAGCCAGGCCAAGGCCGGCCACTATGTGATCGAGAAGGCGTTCGTCGAGCAGTAG
- a CDS encoding N,N-dimethylformamidase beta subunit family domain-containing protein, with the protein MVDTNSVLGYAAPIVASPGERIQFHLSSASLTEVGVEVVRVRCGDPDPAGPGLRLRAMGSAIDGRRPVHFQPIRPGSFALIPDRMPLPQLGSFSFACFLWPTWPAKGATQTVAARVGATGEGWRLEMMADACLRLVVQARDGRTAEVRSTKPVLEREWVFVAASYDEGGALLLEQASLDPQAGRDCSCSNGASAPGGLAWPAATPLTLAARWTGWDGDRPVAAAHFNGKIDRPRLYGAALSGDQLRALCEAVVPRAGDPLLVGAWDLSRGIGSDLVCDRAANRLDGRLYNLPARGVTGANWDGTVMSWQAMPEQYGAVHFHDDDMADAGWQPDFALDVPTDWPSGFYALKLTGTRPDGDPVESFVGFFVRAPLGQAKAPVAFVASTATFLAYANSALRLDQSHAESMLEGLIQLSPDDCYIAEHRELGLSTYDTHADGSGWIYSTALRPILNMRPRANSFNYVNDTHVLDWLEEKGFEYDIIADDDIHREGAALLAQYRCVITGTHPEYYSREMWDAFDAYQRGGGRHMYLGGNGFYWRISWNPAMPASIEVRRDVSGVRTWEGEPGEAYHSYTGEFAGLWRTSGRAPQRLVGVGFDAQVFDRSAFYRRLPASHDPRVAFMFEGIGADERIGDFGLRNGGAAGLEIDRADPTLGSPPHLLRVATADRIGYGGLPSPEEFRTAHRGLDGEQNANVRADMIFFPTAAGGGVFATGSIAWACALSPKGYANNVSRITENVLRRFLDPAPFAGF; encoded by the coding sequence ATGGTCGACACCAATTCCGTCCTGGGCTATGCCGCGCCGATCGTCGCCTCGCCCGGCGAACGCATCCAGTTCCACCTGTCCAGCGCCAGCCTGACCGAGGTCGGGGTCGAGGTCGTGCGCGTGCGCTGCGGCGACCCGGACCCGGCCGGGCCGGGCCTGCGCCTGCGCGCCATGGGGTCGGCGATCGACGGCCGACGGCCGGTCCACTTCCAGCCGATCCGCCCCGGCTCGTTCGCGCTGATCCCCGATCGCATGCCGCTGCCGCAACTCGGCAGCTTCTCCTTCGCCTGCTTCCTGTGGCCAACCTGGCCGGCCAAGGGCGCGACGCAGACGGTGGCAGCCCGCGTGGGGGCGACCGGCGAGGGCTGGCGGCTGGAGATGATGGCCGACGCCTGCCTGCGCCTGGTCGTGCAGGCCCGCGACGGGCGTACGGCGGAGGTGAGGTCCACCAAGCCAGTGCTGGAGCGCGAGTGGGTTTTCGTCGCGGCCAGCTACGACGAGGGCGGCGCCCTGCTGCTGGAGCAGGCGAGCCTCGACCCGCAGGCCGGACGCGACTGTTCCTGCTCCAACGGCGCTTCGGCGCCCGGTGGCCTGGCCTGGCCGGCGGCGACGCCGCTGACGTTGGCCGCGCGTTGGACGGGGTGGGACGGCGACCGGCCGGTCGCGGCCGCCCACTTCAACGGCAAGATCGACCGCCCGCGGCTCTATGGTGCTGCCCTGTCGGGCGACCAGCTTCGCGCCCTGTGCGAGGCGGTGGTGCCGCGCGCGGGCGACCCGCTGCTGGTCGGCGCCTGGGACCTGTCGCGCGGCATCGGCAGCGACCTGGTCTGCGACCGTGCCGCCAACCGCCTGGACGGGCGCCTCTACAACCTGCCGGCGCGCGGCGTCACCGGCGCCAACTGGGACGGCACGGTCATGTCCTGGCAGGCCATGCCCGAGCAGTATGGCGCCGTCCATTTCCACGACGACGACATGGCCGATGCCGGCTGGCAGCCCGATTTCGCGCTCGACGTGCCGACCGACTGGCCGAGCGGATTCTACGCCCTGAAGCTGACGGGCACGCGGCCCGACGGCGACCCGGTCGAGAGCTTCGTCGGCTTCTTCGTCCGCGCGCCGCTGGGCCAGGCCAAGGCGCCGGTCGCGTTCGTGGCCTCGACGGCGACGTTCCTCGCCTATGCCAACAGCGCGCTGCGGCTCGACCAGAGCCACGCGGAATCCATGCTCGAAGGGCTGATCCAGCTCTCGCCCGACGACTGCTACATCGCCGAGCATCGCGAACTGGGCCTGTCGACCTACGACACCCATGCCGACGGCAGCGGCTGGATCTATTCGACCGCCCTGCGGCCGATCCTCAACATGCGGCCGCGGGCCAACAGCTTCAACTATGTGAACGACACCCATGTCCTCGACTGGCTCGAGGAGAAGGGCTTCGAGTACGACATCATCGCCGACGACGACATCCACCGCGAGGGGGCGGCCCTGCTGGCGCAGTATCGCTGCGTCATCACCGGGACCCATCCGGAATACTATTCGCGCGAGATGTGGGACGCCTTCGACGCCTATCAGCGCGGTGGCGGCCGGCACATGTATCTGGGCGGCAACGGCTTTTACTGGCGCATCTCGTGGAACCCGGCGATGCCGGCCTCGATCGAGGTGCGGCGCGACGTCAGCGGCGTGCGCACCTGGGAAGGGGAGCCGGGCGAGGCCTACCACTCCTATACGGGCGAGTTCGCCGGCCTGTGGCGGACCAGCGGGCGGGCGCCGCAGCGCCTGGTGGGCGTCGGCTTCGATGCCCAGGTCTTCGACCGCTCCGCCTTCTATCGGCGCCTGCCCGCGAGCCACGACCCGCGCGTCGCGTTCATGTTCGAGGGTATCGGGGCGGACGAGCGCATCGGCGATTTCGGCCTGCGCAACGGGGGAGCGGCGGGGCTGGAGATCGACCGTGCCGACCCGACCCTGGGCTCGCCGCCGCACCTGCTTCGCGTGGCGACGGCCGACCGCATCGGCTATGGCGGCCTGCCCTCGCCGGAGGAGTTCCGCACCGCCCATCGCGGCCTCGATGGCGAGCAGAACGCCAATGTCCGCGCCGACATGATCTTCTTCCCGACGGCGGCGGGCGGCGGTGTGTTCGCCACCGGTTCGATCGCCTGGGCCTGTGCCTTGTCGCCCAAGGGCTATGCCAACAACGTGTCGCGCATCACCGAGAACGTCCTGCGCCGGTTCCTTGACCCGGCCCCGTTCGCGGGCTTCTAG
- a CDS encoding N-acyl homoserine lactonase family protein, with product MTVRLFALTCGRLEVDMAAMMEGSSGREMVPVPTFLIEHPKGSVLYDTGMHPLLQTDPAAWLGPEKAARFGYDFKPGEEVSGRLAEIGRDPAGIDHVVTSHLHFDHSGGNGLIPNAELIIQQAEWDYGSDPERGARYGLDHRDLELGHPIRKIDGELDLFGDGRVVCIPTPGHTPGHQSLKVRLDGGEVVIAGDSCYFCRTLRERRLPARVFDREMMHASLDRLAALEQGGARILFGHDAEFWKSVPQAPAEIAF from the coding sequence ATGACCGTCCGCCTGTTCGCCCTCACCTGCGGCCGCCTCGAAGTCGACATGGCGGCGATGATGGAAGGCTCGTCGGGGCGCGAGATGGTGCCGGTGCCGACCTTCCTGATCGAGCACCCCAAGGGCAGCGTCCTCTACGACACCGGCATGCATCCTCTGCTGCAGACCGATCCCGCCGCCTGGCTGGGGCCGGAGAAGGCAGCCCGCTTCGGCTACGACTTCAAGCCGGGCGAGGAGGTGAGCGGCCGCCTGGCCGAAATCGGGCGCGATCCGGCCGGCATCGACCATGTCGTCACCTCGCACCTGCATTTCGACCATTCGGGCGGCAACGGCCTGATCCCCAATGCCGAACTGATCATCCAGCAGGCGGAATGGGACTATGGCAGCGACCCGGAGCGTGGCGCCAGGTATGGGCTCGACCATCGCGATCTGGAACTGGGCCACCCGATCCGCAAGATAGACGGGGAACTGGACCTGTTCGGCGACGGTCGCGTCGTCTGCATCCCGACCCCCGGCCACACGCCGGGCCACCAGTCCCTGAAGGTCCGCCTGGACGGCGGCGAGGTCGTGATCGCGGGGGACTCCTGTTATTTCTGCCGGACCCTGCGCGAACGCCGGCTGCCGGCCCGCGTCTTCGACCGCGAGATGATGCACGCCTCGCTGGACCGACTGGCGGCCCTCGAACAGGGTGGCGCGCGAATCCTCTTCGGCCACGATGCCGAATTCTGGAAGAGCGTGCCGCAGGCGCCAGCCGAGATCGCATTCTGA
- a CDS encoding aminotransferase class III-fold pyridoxal phosphate-dependent enzyme — translation MPSLPNSVDTALRQRAARVVPGGMWGHLNAARLPEGYPQFFARSEGCHLWDVDGNEYVDLMCSWGPIVLGHHHPKVEAAVRRQATAGSCMNGPGAVMVELAEKLVATVAHADWAMFQKNGGDATTSCVTIARAGTRRRKVLAARGSYHGSAPWCSPSLVGVTAEDRAHIVHFDYNDIASLEAAADQAEGDLAAIIVAAFRHDLARDQELPTPEFAARVRAICDATGAALILDDVRAGFRIHAGGSWEPLGVRPDLSSWSKAIANGHPLAAVTGNDRFREAAASVFVTGSFWCEASSMAASLATLEAMEEEGAIARMTAMGQRLRDGLAGLAADNGIGLRQTGPVQMPMVLFDDDPDFVRGELFCATAIRHGAYLHPRHNMFLSAAHTAADIDRVLAAAAAGFAAVRQAG, via the coding sequence ATGCCGAGCCTGCCGAATTCCGTCGATACCGCCCTGCGCCAGCGCGCCGCCCGCGTGGTGCCGGGTGGCATGTGGGGCCACCTCAACGCCGCCCGCCTGCCGGAGGGCTATCCGCAGTTCTTCGCCCGGTCCGAGGGCTGCCACCTGTGGGATGTCGACGGCAACGAATATGTCGACCTGATGTGCAGTTGGGGCCCGATCGTCCTGGGCCACCACCATCCCAAGGTGGAGGCGGCGGTGCGCCGCCAGGCGACCGCGGGAAGCTGCATGAACGGCCCCGGCGCCGTCATGGTCGAACTGGCCGAGAAGCTGGTGGCGACGGTGGCGCACGCCGACTGGGCGATGTTCCAGAAGAATGGCGGCGATGCCACCACGAGCTGCGTCACCATCGCGCGCGCCGGCACCCGGCGGCGCAAGGTGCTGGCCGCGCGCGGCTCCTATCACGGGTCCGCACCCTGGTGCTCGCCCTCGCTGGTGGGCGTGACGGCCGAGGACCGCGCCCATATCGTCCATTTCGACTACAACGATATCGCCAGCCTGGAGGCCGCCGCCGACCAGGCAGAGGGTGACCTGGCCGCCATCATCGTGGCCGCCTTCCGCCACGACCTGGCCCGCGACCAGGAACTGCCGACGCCCGAATTCGCCGCCCGCGTGCGCGCGATCTGCGACGCGACGGGGGCTGCCCTCATCCTCGACGACGTGCGCGCCGGCTTCCGCATCCATGCCGGCGGTAGCTGGGAGCCGCTGGGCGTGCGCCCCGACCTGTCTTCCTGGAGCAAGGCCATCGCCAACGGCCATCCGCTGGCCGCAGTAACCGGCAACGACCGCTTCCGCGAGGCGGCCGCGTCGGTCTTCGTCACCGGCTCCTTCTGGTGCGAGGCATCCTCGATGGCGGCATCGCTGGCGACGCTGGAGGCGATGGAGGAGGAGGGGGCGATCGCCCGCATGACGGCCATGGGCCAGCGCCTGCGCGACGGGCTGGCAGGCCTGGCCGCCGACAACGGCATCGGCTTGCGCCAGACCGGCCCGGTGCAGATGCCGATGGTGCTGTTCGACGACGACCCGGATTTCGTGCGCGGCGAGCTCTTCTGCGCCACGGCGATCCGCCACGGCGCCTATCTCCACCCGCGCCACAACATGTTCCTGTCGGCCGCCCACACCGCGGCCGACATCGACCGGGTGCTGGCGGCGGCTGCCGCCGGCTTCGCTGCGGTGCGCCAGGCGGGCTGA
- a CDS encoding DNA-3-methyladenine glycosylase I → MSTTIPGPDGRPRCRWCAAAPEFFAYHDHEWGFPVGDDRRLFEKLCLEGFQSGLSWRTILAKRENFRAAFAGFDFAHVAVFTEADVARLLQDEGIVRHRGKIQATINNAARALELVAKEGSLAAYIWGFEPAAADLAAPQSATTSAASVALSKDLKKRGWSFVGPTTVFAFMQAMGLINDHAEGCAIRAEAATARAAFRRPMR, encoded by the coding sequence GTGAGCACCACGATCCCCGGTCCGGACGGGCGCCCGCGCTGCCGCTGGTGTGCCGCCGCGCCCGAGTTCTTCGCCTACCACGACCACGAATGGGGGTTCCCGGTCGGCGACGACCGCCGCCTGTTCGAGAAGCTGTGCCTGGAGGGTTTCCAGTCCGGCCTGAGCTGGCGCACCATCCTGGCCAAGCGCGAGAATTTTCGTGCGGCCTTCGCGGGCTTCGACTTCGCCCATGTCGCGGTGTTCACCGAGGCCGATGTCGCGCGGCTGTTGCAGGACGAAGGCATCGTGCGCCATCGCGGCAAGATCCAGGCGACGATCAACAATGCGGCCCGCGCGCTCGAACTGGTCGCCAAGGAAGGGTCGCTGGCGGCCTACATCTGGGGCTTCGAGCCGGCGGCGGCCGACCTGGCCGCGCCGCAGAGCGCCACGACCTCGGCCGCATCGGTCGCGCTATCCAAGGACCTGAAGAAGCGCGGCTGGTCCTTCGTCGGCCCGACCACGGTCTTTGCCTTCATGCAGGCCATGGGGCTGATCAACGACCACGCCGAAGGCTGCGCCATCCGCGCGGAAGCGGCCACAGCCCGGGCGGCATTCCGCCGCCCGATGCGATAG
- the recQ gene encoding DNA helicase RecQ, producing MSIRHAAQPAVAATAAHSSARTALKTVFGFDAFKPGQEAVVDAVLAGRDVLAVMPTGSGKSLCYQLPALMRDGPVVVVSPLIALMRDQVRQMRDYGVAAGSLNSANDADENRRVWGALRDGTLRLVYAAPERLVREDTVAMLRDCRPSLLAIDEAHCVSQWGHDFRPEYLALGQVRAALGGVQTIALTATADAATRADIVARLFEVEPEVFVQGFDRPNLFLAMQPKGSARNQVAAFVAQRTGANGIVYCSSRKKTEELAEYLRGQGHRALAYHAGLEKERRDEVQDTFQAEDGIVVVATVAFGMGIDKPDVRYVAHADLPKSVEAYYQEIGRAGRDGLPADTLTLYGLDDMRLRRVQIEESDASEAQKRVERQRFNALVALCEAPRCRRQTLLAYFGETTEPCGHCDLCLQGVETFDGTIEAQKAMSAILRTGERFGTEHLVQILTGADTEAIRRFGHDRLPTYGVGKERDANGWRSIFRQIYAAGLIQIDIVQHGRWTVTDRGRRVLRGEERIEIRRDVMTAGPKVKGKAPPAAAAAPEDAGLLAALKALRTELAKTQGVPAYVVFADRTLLDMAARRPANADAMRQVHGVGEAKVARYGDRFLEVVARFR from the coding sequence ATGTCGATTCGCCATGCCGCCCAGCCTGCCGTCGCCGCGACGGCCGCCCACAGTTCGGCGCGCACCGCGCTCAAGACCGTCTTCGGTTTCGATGCCTTCAAGCCGGGGCAGGAGGCGGTGGTCGACGCCGTGCTGGCCGGCCGCGACGTGCTGGCAGTGATGCCGACCGGCAGCGGCAAGTCGCTGTGCTACCAGCTTCCGGCCCTGATGCGCGACGGCCCGGTGGTGGTGGTGTCGCCGCTGATCGCGCTGATGCGCGACCAGGTGCGGCAGATGCGCGATTATGGCGTGGCCGCCGGCAGCCTGAACTCGGCCAACGATGCCGACGAGAACCGGCGCGTCTGGGGGGCCTTGCGGGACGGCACGCTGCGGCTGGTCTATGCAGCACCCGAGCGCCTGGTGCGCGAGGACACCGTCGCCATGCTGCGCGACTGCCGCCCGTCGCTGCTGGCGATCGACGAGGCCCATTGCGTCTCGCAGTGGGGCCATGACTTCCGGCCGGAGTACCTGGCCCTGGGGCAGGTGCGGGCGGCCCTCGGCGGGGTGCAGACTATCGCACTCACCGCCACCGCCGACGCCGCCACCCGCGCCGACATCGTCGCCCGCCTGTTCGAGGTCGAGCCGGAGGTCTTCGTCCAGGGGTTCGACCGGCCGAACCTGTTCCTGGCGATGCAGCCCAAGGGCAGCGCGCGCAACCAGGTGGCGGCCTTCGTTGCCCAGCGGACGGGTGCCAACGGCATCGTCTACTGCTCCTCGCGCAAGAAGACCGAGGAACTGGCGGAATACCTGCGCGGGCAGGGGCACCGGGCGCTGGCCTACCATGCCGGCCTGGAGAAGGAGCGGCGCGACGAGGTGCAGGACACCTTCCAGGCCGAGGACGGCATCGTCGTCGTCGCCACCGTCGCCTTCGGCATGGGCATCGACAAGCCGGATGTGCGCTACGTCGCCCATGCCGACCTGCCGAAGTCAGTCGAGGCCTACTACCAGGAGATCGGCCGCGCCGGCCGCGACGGGCTGCCGGCCGACACGCTGACGCTCTATGGCCTGGACGACATGCGCCTGCGCCGGGTGCAGATCGAGGAGAGCGACGCGTCGGAGGCGCAGAAGCGGGTCGAGCGGCAGCGGTTCAACGCGCTGGTCGCGTTGTGCGAGGCGCCGCGCTGCCGCCGCCAGACGCTGCTGGCCTATTTCGGCGAGACGACCGAGCCGTGCGGGCATTGCGACCTGTGCCTGCAAGGCGTCGAGACATTCGACGGCACCATAGAGGCGCAGAAGGCCATGTCGGCCATCCTGCGCACGGGCGAGCGCTTCGGCACCGAGCATCTGGTGCAGATCCTGACCGGGGCCGACACGGAGGCGATCCGCCGCTTCGGCCATGACCGCCTGCCGACCTATGGCGTCGGCAAGGAGCGTGACGCCAATGGCTGGCGCTCGATCTTCCGGCAGATCTATGCCGCCGGCCTGATCCAGATCGACATCGTCCAGCATGGCCGCTGGACCGTCACCGACCGCGGCCGCCGGGTGCTGCGCGGCGAGGAGCGGATCGAGATCCGTCGCGACGTGATGACCGCCGGGCCCAAGGTGAAGGGCAAGGCGCCGCCCGCCGCCGCCGCGGCACCCGAGGATGCGGGCCTACTGGCGGCGCTCAAGGCGCTCCGCACCGAACTGGCCAAGACGCAGGGCGTGCCGGCCTATGTCGTCTTCGCCGACCGAACGCTGCTCGACATGGCGGCCCGCCGGCCGGCCAATGCCGACGCCATGCGCCAGGTGCACGGCGTCGGCGAGGCCAAGGTCGCGCGCTACGGCGACCGCTTCCTGGAAGTGGTGGCGCGCTTCCGGTAG